The proteins below come from a single Chitinophaga pinensis DSM 2588 genomic window:
- a CDS encoding dipeptidase, which translates to MQVWKDYQVQNKDRFLEELLELLRIPSVSADSRFNPDVKNCAEAVKLRLQEAGAEKVEVCPTAGHPIVYGEKIIDPKLPTVLVYGHYDVQPADPLELWDSGPFEPVIKDEKIYARGSADDKGQFYMHVKAFETMSKTNTLPCNIKFMIEGEEEVGSANLGIFIKENKERLKADVVLISDTAMISLENPSLDTGLRGLSYMEVAVTGPNRDLHSGVYGGAVANPATILCKMIASMHDENNHITIPGFYDKVQDLSQAERDALNAAPFDEAEYKADLGVDELWGEKGYSTIERTGIRPTLEVNGIWGGYTGEGSKTVLPSKAFAKISMRLVPNQDWVEISQLFQAHFEKIAPKSVKVKVTTHHGGSPYVTPTDHIAFKAANEAIQATFGKAPIPMRGGGSIPIVALFEKELGLKTILMGFGLDSDNLHSPNEKYGLANFYKGIETIPYFHKYFAELSK; encoded by the coding sequence ATGCAAGTTTGGAAAGATTATCAGGTACAGAATAAAGATCGTTTCCTGGAAGAACTGCTGGAACTGCTGCGCATTCCCTCTGTTAGTGCGGATTCCCGCTTTAACCCGGATGTAAAAAACTGCGCTGAAGCTGTAAAACTGCGTTTGCAGGAAGCAGGTGCTGAAAAAGTGGAAGTGTGCCCTACCGCTGGCCATCCTATCGTATACGGTGAAAAAATCATCGATCCGAAACTGCCTACGGTACTGGTATATGGTCACTATGACGTACAACCGGCCGATCCGCTGGAACTGTGGGACAGTGGTCCGTTTGAGCCTGTGATCAAAGACGAAAAGATCTATGCACGTGGCAGCGCTGACGATAAAGGTCAGTTCTACATGCATGTCAAAGCGTTCGAAACCATGTCCAAAACCAACACTCTGCCCTGCAACATCAAATTTATGATTGAAGGGGAAGAGGAAGTAGGTTCTGCCAACCTGGGTATTTTCATCAAAGAGAATAAAGAAAGACTGAAAGCGGACGTAGTACTGATCTCCGATACTGCTATGATCAGCCTCGAAAACCCATCCCTGGATACTGGCTTACGCGGTCTGTCCTATATGGAAGTAGCCGTGACCGGTCCAAACCGTGACCTGCACAGCGGCGTGTATGGGGGTGCTGTAGCTAACCCGGCTACCATCCTGTGCAAAATGATCGCTTCCATGCACGACGAAAACAACCACATCACCATTCCCGGCTTCTATGATAAAGTACAGGATCTCAGCCAGGCAGAACGCGACGCACTGAATGCAGCTCCCTTCGATGAAGCGGAATATAAAGCCGACCTGGGGGTAGACGAACTCTGGGGGGAAAAAGGTTATTCTACCATCGAGCGTACCGGTATCCGTCCTACCCTGGAGGTAAACGGTATCTGGGGTGGATATACCGGCGAAGGTTCTAAAACCGTGCTGCCATCCAAAGCATTCGCTAAGATCTCTATGCGCCTCGTGCCTAACCAGGACTGGGTCGAGATCTCCCAGTTGTTCCAGGCACACTTCGAAAAGATCGCGCCTAAGAGCGTAAAAGTAAAGGTAACAACCCACCACGGTGGCAGCCCTTACGTAACGCCGACAGATCATATCGCTTTCAAAGCCGCCAACGAAGCCATCCAGGCTACCTTTGGTAAAGCGCCTATCCCGATGCGTGGCGGTGGAAGTATTCCGATCGTAGCGCTGTTCGAAAAAGAACTGGGCCTCAAAACTATCCTCATGGGCTTCGGTCTGGATAGTGATAACCTGCACTCGCCAAATGAAAAATACGGTCTGGCTAATTTCTATAAGGGTATCGAAACCATCCCTTATTTCCACAAATACTTTGCGGAACTGAGCAAATAG
- a CDS encoding RNA-binding S4 domain-containing protein, producing MKEVEKVRLDKYLWSIRIFKSRSLASAGCEAGRVKMNGVTVKAARNVALNDVYEIRTEGRKWVIQVTALLANRVQYTEAIKFYNDITPEEDKAQERQASVFQTGKRPSKIGRPTKKERRELDDFMGGEEDL from the coding sequence ATGAAAGAAGTAGAAAAAGTAAGGCTCGATAAATATCTCTGGTCCATCAGGATCTTCAAATCCCGTTCCCTGGCCTCTGCCGGTTGTGAAGCTGGTAGGGTGAAAATGAACGGTGTGACAGTCAAAGCGGCCAGAAACGTGGCCCTAAACGATGTATATGAGATCCGGACAGAAGGCCGTAAATGGGTGATCCAGGTGACCGCCCTGCTGGCCAACCGTGTACAGTACACAGAAGCAATTAAGTTCTATAACGATATCACCCCCGAGGAAGATAAAGCACAGGAACGTCAGGCTTCCGTATTCCAGACCGGTAAACGCCCCAGCAAGATCGGTCGTCCGACTAAGAAGGAACGCCGGGAACTGGACGATTTCATGGGTGGCGAGGAAGATCTCTAA